The proteins below are encoded in one region of Lactuca sativa cultivar Salinas chromosome 3, Lsat_Salinas_v11, whole genome shotgun sequence:
- the LOC111915427 gene encoding la-related protein 1C has product MDSSRRGNNGGQRPSGNREWNQHTRFNNMQRQRGFRRGFVNRSTSPHVSNSFMPPQMHVPIRPFGNNFMYPDLTTYVQGSTPSPSLITPMQLPLWFPVQDQDLHEKIVKQIDYYFSDENLVKDLYLRQNMDEQGWVHVNLIASFKKVLCLTDNVKLILDVMRASRGVEVRGEKMRKRNDWMKWIIPSSINVESFYGNSVSNRNMVEASMVFRGQRWLK; this is encoded by the exons ATGGATTCTTCAAGAAGAGGCAACAATGGCGGACAACGTCCAAGTGGCAATCGGGAGTGGAACCAGCATACAAGGTTTAACAACATGCAGCGTCAGAGAGGCTTTCGTAGGGGTTTTGTGAATCGTTCAACCTCTCCACATGTTTCAAATTCTTTTATGCCTCCACAAATGCATGTGCCAATTCGCCCTTTTGGCAACAATTTCATGTACCCTG ATTTGACGACTTATGTTCAAGGTTCAACTCCTTCTCCATCGCTGATTACACCGATGCAATTGCCATTGTGGTTTCCTGTTCAAGATCAAGATTTGCATGAAAAGATTGTGAAACAAATTGATTACTATTTCAG TGATGAGAATTTGGTTAAAGATTTATACTTGCGACAAAACATGGACGAACAAGGCTGGGTTCATGTCAATTTAATAGCAAGCTTCAAGAAA GTTTTATGTTTAACTGACAATGTTAAGCTAATTCTTGATGTAATGCGGGCATCAAGAGGTGTGGAAGTGCGG GGTGAGAAGATGAGGAAGCGAAATGATTGGATGAAATGGATTATCCCAAGTTCCATCAATGTTGAAAGCTTTTATGGTAATTCGGTATCGAATCGCAACATGGTGGAGGCGTCCATGGTTTTCAGGGGGCAACGATGGCTCAAGTGA